The Desulfuromonadales bacterium genomic interval CGGACGCTTCACGTTAGACATCCTTTGCATGGATTTGGCGAAAGAGGGAGGTTCCGGAAGGCCAACCACATCCACAGTGTCAGTTTCACTTGCCCACCGGTAGAGTGTACTGCGTGAAACGCCAATATCATCCGCAATCAATGTTGGACTGGGTCCGTTAGGATCGGCCATCTTCCTAACCATCAAGGCCCTGAACGCTTTGGAATACATGCGCCTCCTGACTGCCCCCAATCTCGTTGAGTTCAGTTAGAGGCGACAACTATCCTGACACAGGGGGGTCTTGTAAAGCCTGAGGACTTTTCTTCTGACCCTGGACCTTCCCTTCGATACGTTGCCGGCCCGGTTCTGATCTATAACGTGAAAGCGCCCCGATTTGCCGGAGCGCTTTCGCGTTTCATGAATAAGGGTTTCAGCTCACCACGTTCGGCGTGCATCGAACCCCAAACCGGGATCACGGCTATGGGTTGCTCACCCGCTCCTGATATCTGGAAAGGTACAACCCGGCCATCTCCTGCGGTTGGGGAAAGCCTAAAGCCTTAGCGTATTCCAGAACGAACCCCCGCAGGTAAACCGCCGCCGGCAGGCGCTCGAACATTTCCTGCTCGATCTGGTCGAGCCGCATCGGGCTGATCTTCGTCCGGTGCGCCACATCCTTCAGGGAGAGCCCCGCGCCCTCCCGCAGCTGGCGCAAAAAACGTCCGGCCGATTCGGCCGGCGAGACTTGCGAGACGCACTCTTCCCGGCTGCCGGTCGGAGATACAGGCTGTTCCGGGGCGGGCCGGGAAAGCCGGCGGGCGATTCTCCCGAAGGCGCCCTCCAGCTGTTCCAGCTTTTCCTGCCGCCCGGCCTCCTCGATCAGTCCATAGGTGGCCAGGGAACCCTCGGCGTAAATGGCTTTCAGGTTCCGCCAGGCCCGCTCCGCCTCCGCCAACCTGGAGTCGGCATCGATCCCCAGCAGATGGCAATCCTGCACATGCACATCTTCATCCAGCATTCCCAACCTCCTCTGTATTCAGCCGGTATTCGGCGATCTCCCTGATGGCCTGGGCAAAGACACTCTGCGGAAAAACCTCGAGCACCGGGCGTTTCATCCTGATGGCGTGGCGGACCCGGTCGTCGCTGCGAATGGCGCCCAGAAAATTTGCCTGGACGCCGAAATAATCCCGGTAGGCCAAGGCCATCCTTCGCCCCAGCTCAAGCTCTTCCTCCTGCTGCACCTGATTGACGATCAGTCGCGGCGCCAGCGCGGCGACATCCAGGGCGATGGCCGCGCCCGCCGCGGGATCCATCGCGGTGATCTGCGCCAGCAGCTCTCTGGGCGAACGAATGCCGCGCGCCACCTTCTCTTCCATCGCCTGGTCGACGATTCGGGCGGCGCCGGCCCGCTGGATGGCCCTCTTCAACCCCCGGAAATACGCCGCCTTGAGAAAATGGTAGGCATTTTCTATGGCGGTGGGAACCGGCGCAACCACGACGATGCGCTCATGGGCGGCGAGGAAGAAATCGAGGACATTGAAGGTCGAACCGGCGCCGAGGTCGATCAGGACATGATCCACATCAAGCGTGCCGAGCTGCCGGATGATCTTCTCCTTCAGCGCGTGCTTGGGGTTGGCCATGTCGAGCTGGGCCTGGGCGCCGCTGATCAGCCAGAGATTGGGAACCGGCGTGGGGAGCAGAATTTCCTTCAGGGAGGGGACCGTGCGGGCGAACAGGTCGGCCAGGGAGGTGCGCGGATTCGGCATGCCGAGAATGGTGTGCTGGTTGGCGCCGCCCAGGTCGGCGTCCAGGATCACGCACTTCTTCCCCTTCTGTGCCAGGGCAATGGCCAGGTTGGCCGTGACGACGGACTTCCCCACCCCCCCCTTGCCGCTGCCGACGGCCCAGAGCCGGGGGTGCCTGCCCGGCAAGGCCGATTCCCGCAACGATTCGTCGGTATCCAGGATTGATTGTGCCGTCGGCAAGACTGCGAACCTCCGTCTGTCTGAGCTCAGCGCTGAGAGGCTGTTGCTGCAACAGCAATGCCGATCGGCGGATGCAGAGGTTGCAGGCCCGCCCAAGACCACCGGACAGAGCGCATAAAGGCGCCCGGGCAGCGCGATGCCGCCCGGGCGAAAGAAAAATCCACCGATAGTTCGAAGGAATGTGAACGAAATCCTTCGGCGGGCGGATCGCCATCACGCTAGGCACGGGTGACGGAATATGTTGATGGTCGACAGGGGGCGCGGCCGCAGGCGTAGTCCCTGAAAACTCGTGTCAGCTCACCACATTCTGCGGTGCGCCGGTCAGATAGGCGCGGATGTTCCCTGCCGCCGTCTCCAGAAGCCGCTCGCGGGCCGCCCGGGTTGCCCAGGCGATATGCGGGGTGATGCAGCAGTTGGCAGCCTGCAGCAGGGGGTTGCCGACCGGCGGCGGCTCTACCGAGAGGACGTCGAGACCAGCCCCGGCAATGCCTCCGGTGTTCAGCGCGGCGGCGAGGGCCGCCTCGTCGACCAGCGGCCCGCGGCCGGTGTTGATGAGAAAGGCGGAGGACTTCATCAGGGCGAGACGGCGGGCGTCGACCAGAGCCCGGGTCTCTTCGGTCAGCGGACAGTGCAGGCTGACGATGTCGCTGGCGCGGAACAGTTCGTCGAGACCGACGAAGCGCGCTTCGCTCCCCTCGGCAGTCTCCCGGTACTTCTCCGGGTGGGCGGTGTGCACCAGCACCTCCATGCCGAAGGCCCGTGCCAGCCGGGCGACGCGCCGGCCGATGGCGCCGAAACCGACGATCCCCAGGGTAAGTCCATCCAACTCGACCAGCGGCCGATCCCAGAAGCAGAAGTCGACCGAAGCCGTCCAGCGCCCCTCCCGCACCAGACCGGCATGGTGGCCGACCTGCTGGCTCAGTTCGAGGAGCAGGGCAAAGACCATCTGCGCCACCGACGCCGTACTGTAGGCCGGGACATTGGTCACCGTGACGCCCCGCTGCCGGGCGGCGTCGACATCGACCACGTTGTAGCCGGTGGCCGTCACGCCGATGTAGCGCAGTTGCGGCAACTGCGCCAGTTGCTCGGCCCCGAGCAGCACCTTGTTGGTCAGAATGATCTCGGCCCCCGCCGCCCGCTCGATCACCAGCTCCTTCGGCGTCCGCTCGTAAACCGTGCAGTCCCCCAGCGCTTCGAGGGCCTGCCAGCTGAGGTCGCCCGGGTTCAGGGTGTAGCCGTCGAGTACGACAATCTTCATCTGGTTCCTCCTGTATGGCGATTAAGTAATCTCCCGCCCATGCTCTGGTCTAGCCAGGGCGAGCAGAAGTTGCAATGGTGCCCCATGGTTGGCTTTCGAGCATGGTGTACGAGCGCGGAGGGGAACCCGTCATGATTTTCTCTTTTCCCGCATGGATTTGGCGGAATTCCCTGGGCTTCCGTCTCTCTGGATGACCTTTTTCACCGTAAGCCAGTTGGCCCAGAGAACAAGCGCCAGAACGAGGATGCCGAAAATCTCGTATCCACTGCTGAAACCCGCCTTCACCACATCCATGATGAACACGCCGAGGTAACAGAGCGCGATGAGCTTGTGCGCGTCGGGAACCCATTCGGCGCGCGTGTTCCACGCCACGCTCAGAATGGCGATGTTGCCCAGGCCATAGCCGCCGGTCACATAGGCAAAGACAACCATCCAACGGGAGGCATTGCCGCCGGTGATGACCCCCACACTGTAGAAGATGAGGGCAAAGGAGGTGAGTGCGCTGAGAATGACAAACATGGCGAGCAAGATGCTTTCCTGCCGTTTCATAGAATCACCTTGAGGTTGGGGGAAAAAGGTCGCGCCAGCACATGCACCGGGCACTTCTGCCGGATATTGTTTCATCTGCAGAAGCATAGCGCAAGGTTCAAGATGATGTACGAGATGGGGTTGTCCGCAGCCTGGAAAGGAGGGGCAGGGTTGGGAAGCTCAGGTGGGGACATCCGGACGTCGAGCCTGCCCCCAGGCGCTCTCCCGTTCTGGTCGAAGGGGGTCGGCGGGCTCTTTCCGCGGAGAAGGCCCGGGGACATAGACTCCCCGCACACAGTGCCGGCCAAGATCCAGCCCCGGATAGGCGCGACACATATCCGGTTTGATGTCGTGAATGCCGCAACGAACGACTTGCTCATCGATGCGCTGGAGAAAGGGGCAGGGCGCTCCCCTTCGGCCGTCCTGCGGATCGATCCATATCCAGCCGAGGGAATTCACCATGGCCAGGAGATCGTTGCGGCCAAGGCGTTGCCAGCGTTCCAGGTCGGCCCTGGAGGCATGCAGGTAGCCACCGTAGAGCTGACAGCAGACCCCGCAGGCCATGCATCCTTTTCGCCTCTCCGGATTGCCAGGATGGATTTTCTGCCACCATTGGCGCAGGGTAGCCAGCATCCTCGTTCCTCCTTTTCGGTGGGTTGCTCACCGGCCAGTGGAGGGTCTGTTGGTTTCTGGGCATAAATTGTTGTTCTATCTAAA includes:
- a CDS encoding P-loop NTPase, producing MPTAQSILDTDESLRESALPGRHPRLWAVGSGKGGVGKSVVTANLAIALAQKGKKCVILDADLGGANQHTILGMPNPRTSLADLFARTVPSLKEILLPTPVPNLWLISGAQAQLDMANPKHALKEKIIRQLGTLDVDHVLIDLGAGSTFNVLDFFLAAHERIVVVAPVPTAIENAYHFLKAAYFRGLKRAIQRAGAARIVDQAMEEKVARGIRSPRELLAQITAMDPAAGAAIALDVAALAPRLIVNQVQQEEELELGRRMALAYRDYFGVQANFLGAIRSDDRVRHAIRMKRPVLEVFPQSVFAQAIREIAEYRLNTEEVGNAG
- a CDS encoding YkgJ family cysteine cluster protein, yielding MLATLRQWWQKIHPGNPERRKGCMACGVCCQLYGGYLHASRADLERWQRLGRNDLLAMVNSLGWIWIDPQDGRRGAPCPFLQRIDEQVVRCGIHDIKPDMCRAYPGLDLGRHCVRGVYVPGPSPRKEPADPLRPERESAWGQARRPDVPT
- a CDS encoding helix-turn-helix domain-containing protein translates to MLDEDVHVQDCHLLGIDADSRLAEAERAWRNLKAIYAEGSLATYGLIEEAGRQEKLEQLEGAFGRIARRLSRPAPEQPVSPTGSREECVSQVSPAESAGRFLRQLREGAGLSLKDVAHRTKISPMRLDQIEQEMFERLPAAVYLRGFVLEYAKALGFPQPQEMAGLYLSRYQERVSNP
- a CDS encoding D-2-hydroxyacid dehydrogenase gives rise to the protein MKIVVLDGYTLNPGDLSWQALEALGDCTVYERTPKELVIERAAGAEIILTNKVLLGAEQLAQLPQLRYIGVTATGYNVVDVDAARQRGVTVTNVPAYSTASVAQMVFALLLELSQQVGHHAGLVREGRWTASVDFCFWDRPLVELDGLTLGIVGFGAIGRRVARLARAFGMEVLVHTAHPEKYRETAEGSEARFVGLDELFRASDIVSLHCPLTEETRALVDARRLALMKSSAFLINTGRGPLVDEAALAAALNTGGIAGAGLDVLSVEPPPVGNPLLQAANCCITPHIAWATRAARERLLETAAGNIRAYLTGAPQNVVS